CGTCGGGCGTCGTCCATCATCCGATCTACCCGGAGAAGATGCTGGACGATTCGCTGTACGTATCGCAAGGCGCCTCCCCTCCGCCCCACCTGTCCAGCCTGCACAACAGCTCCTCGCCGAACAGTGGGGGAGTGGGCGGCGGCAACAGTAATGGCGGCGGGGCACCGATGGTCAACCAGCTGCTGAAGCGGGCGGCGGCCGCGGCAGCGCTCCGGCGGGAACGGAACAACTCCGTCCATTCGGACGAGATGGCGCTCAAGCGGCACCGGATGTCGGTCGACAGCAATGGGCCAACGAATCCGCGCGACCACCTGGACGTGATCTGCAGCACGCCCCAGACGACGGCGACCGACTTTTCGTCGAGCGCGGCCAAGCAGCACCTCAGTTTGCCATCGCCCCAGGGAAAGGATCAAATGCGGCAACAGGACAGCTTATCCGGTCATGCCAACAGTGGTAAGTGGTGGGATATTGGTCAAAAGATTCTGCACGGGCGGACACCAAAGCTTACGCTAATGTATAATACGCTCTTACCAACCGATGATTGCAGGCAGCAACAGTTTCTCCATCAACAGCGCGAGTAACTTAATAAAAAGTAGtattaataacaataacaacaacatcaacaacaacaacaacttgaACAACAACCTGTTGCACAGCAAGGAAAACAGTggcgtcggcggcggcggcccggGCGGTCTGTGCGGTTCCGGCGGCAGCATGCCCACCTCGCTCGGCACCTCGAACGGCAGCAACGCGGGCAGCCTCTGCTCGGCGGAAAAGGAAAGCCTAGCGTCCTCGCCGTCGGAACGGTCGGCCGAGGACGTGAAGTCGGAACCGCTCGAGCTGCTGTGCGGTACGGGCGGTGATCACGAAAACAGCTCGGACTCGGTAACGGACGATCATGGCGACCTGGTGAAGGGTGGACTGGACGTGAAGGGCTCTTTGCGGTAGGTCTCTTCAAGATAGCCGGGTTCGGGTAAATTTTGAGTCTGTTTTCCAATGTATAATTTGCTGTTCGGTTTTCATTTCACGCTCCCGATCGCATATGCATCGCCAGATCGCCAAACGACCATGAGCTTGAGAGCAGTATGCACCACCACAGCGGGGCACAGTTTCTCATGAACGCTAGCGAAAATAAACTCTTTCCCACGCCGCCCTCGTTTAACTTTTCCATGGCAGCACTAGCGGCAGACCCGTCCGC
This is a stretch of genomic DNA from Anopheles merus strain MAF chromosome 2R, AmerM5.1, whole genome shotgun sequence. It encodes these proteins:
- the LOC121590696 gene encoding broad-complex core protein isoforms 1/2/3/4/5 isoform X3 — translated: MVDTQHFCLRWNNYQSSITSAFENLRDDEDFVDVTLACDGRSLKAHRVVLSACSTYFRELLKSTPCKHPVIVLQDVAFTDLHALVEFIYHGEVNVHQRSLSSFLKTAEILRVSGLTQQQAEETHGMHASLGANLPSGVVHHPIYPEKMLDDSLYVSQGASPPPHLSSLHNSSSPNSGGVGGGNSNGGGAPMVNQLLKRAAAAAALRRERNNSVHSDEMALKRHRMSVDSNGPTNPRDHLDVICSTPQTTATDFSSSAAKQHLSLPSPQGKDQMRQQDSLSGHANSGSNSFSINSASNLIKSSINNNNNNINNNNNLNNNLLHSKENSGVGGGGPGGLCGSGGSMPTSLGTSNGSNAGSLCSAEKESLASSPSERSAEDVKSEPLELLCGTGGDHENSSDSVTDDHGDLVKGGLDVKGSLRSPNDHELESSMHHHSGAQFLMNASENKLFPTPPSFNFSMAALAADPSALAGFSTQALQAVELAGSPQGDDFRCDPCNKNLSSLTRLRRHIQNVHMRPTKEPVCNICKRVYSSLNSLRNHKSIYHRNMKYAKDDKKLVQLAIGAAGAAATGATAGGGVVGGVGGGGGGIKAGSSPPSPAGSMPLPPTSQPSSTSGGGSGSHPVHHAGGPALPGSPIGHNRQGGGYF
- the LOC121590696 gene encoding broad-complex core protein isoform X2, which translates into the protein MVDTQHFCLRWNNYQSSITSAFENLRDDEDFVDVTLACDGRSLKAHRVVLSACSTYFRELLKSTPCKHPVIVLQDVAFTDLHALVEFIYHGEVNVHQRSLSSFLKTAEILRVSGLTQQQAEETHGMHASLGANLPSGVVHHPIYPEKMLDDSLYVSQGASPPPHLSSLHNSSSPNSGGVGGGNSNGGGAPMVNQLLKRAAAAAALRRERNNSVHSDEMALKRHRMSVDSNGPTNPRDHLDVICSTPQTTATDFSSSAAKQHLSLPSPQGKDQMRQQDSLSGHANSGSNSFSINSASNLIKSSINNNNNNINNNNNLNNNLLHSKENSGVGGGGPGGLCGSGGSMPTSLGTSNGSNAGSLCSAEKESLASSPSERSAEDVKSEPLELLCGTGGDHENSSDSVTDDHGDLVKGGLDVKGSLRSPNDHELESSMHHHSGAQFLMNASENKLFPTPPSFNFSMAALAADPSALAGFSTQALQAVELAGSPQGPGGGVGVGSGGSGSGGQGSPSGSSGSPSQLMPLRMPPPTSGGINEPQECPYCRRTFSCYYSLKRHFQDKHEQSDTLYVCEFCHRRYRTKNSLTTHKSLQHRGSSGMLKRLLKTSAIKTVLSGNGSNVGAGLHGAHPHAAHPHLFDFAAELGQPPPGIQ